Proteins from a genomic interval of Colias croceus chromosome 2, ilColCroc2.1:
- the LOC123701000 gene encoding CD63 antigen-like gives MTLPPPARPAHYPAAHRAMRYYRIWIYACNGALLLGALAFCAAAGRALADYRRGLVPGLGAAQPGFLYGYAALPVQAGLLQLLGCLAALRLSERMLNAYWLALLALLVGDAAIGVYWVFRFERVCRELRPQLRIRLAKDYDTDVDFSEAWDRLQREQSCCGVTGPSDFAALNRTILPPSCCRIPAHTPAVTPISFSTTATAPVSFTPVHCIPHTAACAERLLTWLRKTADALFVLGYCVIAFLKFCFLGILRCEIKEMIQKIRILRSELGAGELLDGSPLHGGPLSQTIVVNAVNANGGVRTHGGSPERASEREALLGRPSEPCSRRSVHEDSLGPKTVNGNNNCEMRELARGDYRPLATDSAATRI, from the coding sequence ATGACGTTGCCGCCGCCCGCGCGCCCCGCGCACTACCCCGCCGCACACCGCGCAATGCGCTATTACCGCATCTGGATATACGCGTGCAACGGGGCTCTGCTGCTTGGTGCGCTCGCTTTCTGCGCGGCAGCAGGCCGCGCTCTAGCAGACTACAGACGCGGGCTCGTGCCGGGCTTAGGCGCCGCGCAGCCCGGTTTTCTCTACGGTTACGCGGCGTTGCCTGTGCAGGCGGGGCTGCTACAGTTACTGGGTTGCCTGGCAGCTTTACGACTTTCGGAACGCATGCTTAACGCCTATTGGCTAGCATTGCTCGCTCTACTGGTCGGTGACGCTGCAATTGGGGTTTACTGGGTATTTCGCTTCGAACGGGTGTGTCGAGAGTTACGGCCACAGTTGCGTATTAGACTAGCAAAAGATTACGACACGGACGTTGATTTCTCCGAAGCTTGGGACCGTTTACAAAGAGAACAGAGCTGCTGCGGGGTGACAGGGCCATCCGATTTTGCAGCGTTAAATCGTACAATTCTGCCTCCGAGTTGCTGTCGAATACCAGCTCATACACCAGCTGTCACACCGATATCATTTTCCACGACGGCAACAGCTCCCGTTTCGTTCACTCCAGTTCATTGCATACCACACACGGCTGCCTGTGCGGAAAGGTTACTTACTTGGCTAAGAAAAACTGCGGATGCTCTATTTGTGTTAGGTTATTGTGTGATAGCATTTCTCAAATTTTGTTTTCTTGGAATCCTCAGATGCGAAATTAAAGAGATGattcaaaaaataagaatactACGTAGCGAGTTGGGAGCTGGGGAGCTGCTCGACGGAAGTCCCCTCCACGGTGGACCTTTGTCACAAACGATAGTAGTAAATGCTGTAAATGCTAACGGAGGTGTCCGCACACACGGTGGTAGTCCGGAAAGGGCGAGTGAAAGAGAAGCACTTCTCGGCAGACCTTCAGAGCCTTGCTCGAGGCGTAGCGTGCACGAAGATTCATTAGGACCTAAAACCGTTAACGGTAACAACAATTGCGAAATGCGAGAATTGGCTCGAGGCGATTACAGGCCCCTAGCGACAGACAGCGCAGCGACTAGAATCTGA